CCTACCACATGAACCAGGTAATCCAGACCCCCAACAGGCCGATACCCACCAACATTGTTATTAAGTAAAATTGGGACTGACCGGAAACACTGTATTTCAGCATTTCACCACTGAAGATCGAAGCCAGACCCACCAAGTTAACCAGACCATCCACGACATAGCGATCCACCCAGGCGATCGCTTGGGAAAACAGATTCACCACCCATACAACCGTAAGGCGATAGAGGCGATCGACATAAAAGTCATAGGCTAGTAAGTCCTGGAGAAACCGTAAGGGCACCTGCATCGGTCTTACCCAGGCCCGGTTGAGATAGACGACCCCCCCGAAGACACCGCCAATTAACCCCGAGGCGACTAAGAGCAGGACGGTACTCCAGTGCAGATATTCCCAGTCCGGCAGCAGGGATAACTGTTGCATCAACCACGGGGCTAACAAGTTGACAATGGTCAAAGCCACCATTGGCACCGCCATCGGCCATGCCACCTCAGGGGTACGACGGGTTTTTTCCTGGGGTTGACCGAGAAAGACCAAACGAAACACCCGGGTCAAATTTAAGGCCGTTAACCCGTTGACGATCAGGATCACCCCCCCCAGCCAGGGCTGATGGGTCCAAAATAGGTCGTCAATTCCCAGGCGAAGTGCCCAAAAACTCCCCAAGGGTAAGACTCCCACTAAACCAGCACTGCCCACGACAAAGGCACTGGTGGTGGCCGGCATCCGTGACCACAGTCCCCCCATCTCGGTCAGGTTCTGGGTGTTCGTGGTTGAAATGACAGACCCCAAACTCATGAACAGCAATGCCTTGGCGATCGCATGGGTAAACAGCAACAACAGGGCAAATCCCGTTGACTGCATGCCCACGGCAATAAAGACCAGCCCCAGATAGGCGCTGGTGGAATGGGCTAAAGCCCGTTTGATATCAATTTGGGCGATCGCAACCAAGGAAGCTCCAATGGCGGTCATGGTTCCCAAAACTACCAAGGTTGTCAGTGCGACGGGTGAGAGCGCCACGACGGGCTGTAACTTAATCAGCACATAGGCACCGCACCCAACCACCACGGAGTTCCGTAAAATTGAAGCCGGATTCGGCCCCTCCATCGCCTCATCCAACCAAAGGTGAAGGGGAAATTGAGCACACTTTCCCGTCGGCCCAGCAATCAACGCCAGTCCCAACAAGGTGCTGACCGACGGCGCGAGGTCAGCGGTCTCAACCCAGTCATAGATATCCGTAAAATTTAAGCTCCCCACCAGGGTTGCCAGGGTCACCACCCCCATCAGCAGTAAGACATCCCCAATCCGCTTGGTGAGAAATGCATCCCGTGCGGCGGTAATCACCAGGGGCTGGGCATACCAAAACCCAACCAACAAGTAGGTTGATAGGGTGAGAATTTCCAGGAGTGCGTAGCTAAGAAATAGGGAATCACTGAGGGCCAAGCCACTCATCGCTCCTTCAAAAAATCCCATCAAGGCAAAAAAACGAGCCAACGCCCAGTCCTTTTCCATATAACCCAGGGCATACAACTGTGCCAGTAAGCTGAGCCCGGTGATCAACTCCATGGCACCAACACTGACGGAAGAGATATCCAGGGTTAAGGACAAATCCAGGTCAAACGTCGTCAACCAATGTATAACCAGGGTTTGCGCCTCTTGGTTCCATGTCTCCCGAAAGACAATTGAGCCATGAATAAAGGCCAAAACCGTCATCAATAAATTTAAATATGCAGCAGGACGCGGCCCTGTCTGCCGGATTAAACCCAAAGACCAAGGTAGGGTCAACACCGCACCTAGCAAACCATAAAAACGGTATCCACCAACAGACTTGGAGGAGAAACTGCGACATGAAAACAACCTTGAGACTAAAGAACCAACAACGCAGCTACTAGCCCCTCACACAATCCCAGCGTGGGAGTCCCTAATAACAAAAGAGCATTGCTGATCAAATCCTGCTATCTGAATTAGTTTAACGTTTTAGTACCCCAAAACTTCTATAGAACTGCCAAGACAATTCTATGGAAGGTTTAATTCCGACCTGGTTCAGTGAACCCTGATAAACACCCAAGCAGCAAATCTACCCAACCAGCAAATCTATAAATTTATCCAAACTCTTTTATCTTCTTCTATCACTTTAATTACATAAATTCATAAATATCGATCAATACTAAGGATACCCTGGAGAGCCGAATTAGATCCAACCAGGCTGAAGCTAAAGGCACAGGCAAGACTAGGTAAGGGTTTCCCCGATAATTCCCGCCAGATAGTCATCACCGTGACTAGGCAATTCGACTCTCCCTAGGGGGAAGACAACCTGGCAATAAACAATTTTTGACATTCGTAAATCCTTTTTGTATTAAATAATCTAATGTCCGAGATTTGATATTATCATTTTATGTTATATTGTCAAAAGCAAGACATATCTCTATTCTTGGTATAGAAAAGCTGAAGTTCTCATTCAGATTCAAGTTTGATACCAGTTAGAGTTTCTTCTGAGAACTTTCAAGATTGGACTTACGCTCACTAGGAGAGAAACAATGCCAATTGCAGTTGGGATGATCGAGACGAAGGGGTTCCCCGCGGTGGTGGAAGCAGCAGATGCAATGGTGAAAGCTGCCCGCGTCACCCTAGTTGGCTACGAAAAAATTGGCAGTGGCCGTGTCACGGTGATTGTGCGGGGAGATGTCTCTGAAGTTCAGGCTTCGGTTTCTGCTGGCATTGAGTCCGCCAAACGAGTCAATGGCGGAGAAGTGCTATCCACCCACATTATTGCTCGTCCCCATGAGAACCTAGAGTACGTGCTGCCGATCCGCTACACCGAGGCAGTGGAACAGTTTCGCAACTATTAGGGCTCCTTCGGGCTCAGTGTAACTCCGGTTCGTGTGAGGTTAGTTCAATCCTGACGCTCACAGAGATGTTCTTTTAGATTTCAACGAGGTAAAACCTATGGCAATTGCAGTTGGGATGGTAGAGACGCTGGGCTTTCCCGCGGTGGTGGAAGCAGCAGATGCAATGGTAAAAGCTGCCCGCGTCACCCTGGTTGGTTATGAGAAGATTGGCAGTGGCCGCGTCACGGTGATTGTGCGGGGGGTATGTCTCTGAAGTCCAGGTCTTCGGTTTCTGCTGGCATTGAGTCAGTGAAGCGAGTCAATGGTGGGCAGGTGCTATCCCACCACATTATTGCTCGTCCCCATGAGAACCTGGAGTACGTGCTGCCGATCCGCTACACCGAGGCAGTGGAGCCATTCCGTGAAAGTGTGAACGCCATTCGCCCCATTGGCAGACCCTAATTTCTGATGCGTATTGCGAAGGTTCGCGGCACCGTGGTCAGTACCCAGAAAGAACCCAGCATGCGGGGTGTCAAGCTTCTCCTCTTGCAATTTGTGGATGAAGAGGGACACCTTCTCCCGGAATACGAGGTGGCAGCCGATGGAGTCGGGGCAGGGGTGGATGAATGGGTTCTGGTGAGTTGTGGGAGTGCCGCTCGTCAAGTTCCGGGCAGCGAAACCCGTCCGGTCGATGCTGCGGTGATTGCCATCATTGATACAGTGACGCTGGACAATCTCCGTATCTACAGCAAAAAAGATCAGGATCGATAAGTTGCCCCTGGCTGGGGTCTGAAGTTTGCCTTGCAGCTGATCACTCCGTTGCTGTTTCCGTTAGGAGAATTTTCACGTATGGTAGTCCGTGGCCTTGCTGCCCCACCCACTCCTTGGTCGAAGAATTTGGCTCAGCCTAAGATCCATGAATCGGCCTTTGTCCATTCTTTCTCAAACATTATTGGGGATGTGAGAATTGGTGCCAATGTGCTGGTTGCCCCTGGTACTTCCATCCGTGCTGATGAGGGAACCCCCTTCTACGTAGGGGAGGGGACAAATGTCCAGGATGGAGTTGTGATTCATGGTCTGGAGCAGGGGCGGGTCGTCGGGGATGATCAGAGCCACTATTCTGTCTGGATTGGCAGTGATACCTCGATCGCCCATATGGCACTGATTCATGGTCCAGCCTATGTGGGGGACAACTGTTTTATCGGTTTCCGATCGACGGTTTTCAATGCGCGGGTTGGCAACGGCTGTATTGTGATGATGCACTGTCTGATCCAGGACGTGGAAGTCCCTCCCGGCAAGTATGTGCCCTCCGGCGCTGTGATTACAACGCAGCAGCAGGCAGACCGTCTCCCCAATGTCCAGGAGAGTGATATTCAGTTTGCCCATCATGTGGTGGGAGTGAACGAAGCTCTGCGCTCCGGCTATCGCTGTGCAGAGGACGTGGCCTGTATTGCACCTCTACGAAATGAACAGATGAAGTACCAAGAAGTGACCCGATTTAATCCGACTGCCAGCAATGGTCAGGTTCCCAGCAGTCGTCTGAGTTCTGAAGTTGTTGAGCAAATTCAACGGCTTCTGTCTAGTGGCCATCGTATTGGCATTGAATCTGCCGATGAGCGCCATTTCCGGACAAGTTCCTGGCAGAGTGGTCCCGCCTTACAGACTCAGCGGCTGGCCGAGGCGATCGCAGCCTTAGAGTCATCCCTGACCGAACACAGTGGTCAGTATGTGCGACTGATTGGGGTTGACCCTAAAACCCGGCGGCGCGTCCTGGAATTGATTGTGCAACGTCCCACAGACAAGCCGACGCCCTCTGGCCCAGGTTCCCCTGGTGGCGGCTCCAGCGTCGCCCGTGTCAACCAATTCCCCTTTGCGGCTGGAGCTAGCAGTAGCTCCCTCGTTCCAGATCTGGTCACCCAAGTGAGACAGCTCATGGGGCAGGGCTATCGGGTTGGCTTGGAATATGCCGATGAACGACGCTTCCGCACCAGCTCCTGGAACAGTGTTGCGATGACTGCGGTGCGAGAATCGGAAGTCCTCGCAGCCATTGATAGCGTCTTAGCAGAAAATAGCGGTGCCTATGTACGTCTGATTGGCATTGATGCCAAAGCGAAGCAGCGGGTGCTGGAGTTAATTATTCAGCGGCCCAACGGCAAGGTTCCCCAATTGTCTGCCAGCTCTCGTACTTCTATCAGCCCGATGGGACAACCCAGTCGCCCAAGTGGGTCAAGCTCCTATGGTACCAGTGGCAAACTCACTGCCGAGGTGGTGGAGCAGGTGCGCCTATTGCTGCAACGGGGGCATCGGATTGGAACGGAACATGCCGATGAGCGGCGTTTCCGTACCTGTTCTTGGAAAAGCTGTGCTCCGATCCAAACAACCCGCGAGTCTGAGGCGATCGCAGCCTTAGAAACCTGTCTTGCGGAGCATAGCGGCGAGTACGTGCGCCTGATTGGGATTGATGCCAAAGCCAAGCAGCGCGTTTTGGAGATGATGATCCAACGGCCTTGAACCGATGGATGGGTGGGTCATGACAACACTTGTCCACCCCTCAACGTTCTTGGATCAAGAGGTTTTCAATCCCATGTATCTGCCGCCCCTGCAACCCCCCCGTACCTCCCACGTTCACATTAGCGGCAATGTATTCATTGATGAGAGTGCAACCCTGGCTCCAGGGGTGCTATTGCGAGCAGATACTGGCAGTCGCATCTTAATTGCTGCAGGTGTCTGCATTGGCATGGGCACCATCCTCCACGCCCACCAAGGGAATTTGGAAATTGCCGAGGGGGCAATTTTGGGGGCAGGTGTATTAATTTTGGGACGAGGTCAGATTGGAGCCAATGCCTGTATTGGCTCAGCAACCACGATTCTCAACAGTTCCATTCCCCCAGGATTGGTGATAACTCCGGGTTCGCTGATTGGGGATCAAAGCCGACCCTCGGCTGCAGGTAACCCGCCCCCGACCCTCCCTGAAACCGAGGGAGTGCCCGTCGGGATGTCACCCGCTACCCCCCAGTCAGAGCAAGAGTCAGGGGCGGAAATTCCTCCCGACCCGTGGGCAGAAACCCCAGCACCACCAATGGCAACAGAGAATACCTCCGTGAATATCTATGGCCAGGTGCAACTGAGTCAGCTTCTAGGCACCCTGATGCCCTACCGTCAAGCAGTGCAGCGACTCTCCCAAGAGGGAACCGCCCCCGACATCCCCTAGTGCCAGGGGCAGGTATGTTCTAATGGTGATTATTCAGGTGTCCCATTGAGACCCAGCATGGAAGTTCCTCAAAGAAATATCAATCAGGGCAGAAGTAGAGGCTCAGTCGCGCCCGATCTACTGCCTCATTCCCCCAGGGACTACCAGGACATGGCACTTGGTTTAGTGGCAACCCAGAGCTTTCCGGCGATTGTGGGTACCGCTGATATGATGCTGAAATCCTCTGCCGTCACCTTAGTAGGGTATGAAAAAATTGGGGGCGGCCATTGTACCGCAGTGGTGCGAGGACGAATTGCCGATGTCCGTTTGGCAGTGGAGTGCGGGGCGGACACTGCCGAGAAATTTGGACAGTTGATCGCGAAGTTGGTGATTGCCCGGCCCCTGCCAAATCTAGATGCAGTTTTGCCCATCGGCAGCCGTCTAGCACAGTTGACGGCTGAGCGCGGTTATAGTCGCATGAGTAACCTGGCTGTGGGCTTGCTCGAGACCCGGGGGTTTCCCGCCATGGTGGGGGCTTCTGATGCGATGCTGAAGGCAGCAGATGTCAAGCTAGTAGGCTATGAAACCATTGGCGATGGACTCTGCACTACGATCATTCGCGGAACCGTCTCAAATGTTGCGGTGGCAGTTGAGGCCGGCATGCATGAAGCCGAGCGAATTGGAGAACTCCACGCGGTCATGGTCATCCCTCGACCCCTGGATGATTTAGAACAAACCTTACCCATTGCAAACTACTTCTTGGAGCAACCGATTCAGTTACCCGTGGCCCTTCGAGAGAAAGAACAAGAGCCGGTACGTTTGCCGCAGTTAGAACAAGTCTCCGAGCCATTGGTTTATGTTGAGGAGCTTCCCCTTAGTCAGCGGGTACCCAACCAGGCTCCCAGGCCGCTGCCTTAGGGGAAGCTGGGGCTATCTCCGTCCTTAGCCACTGCCGGGGAAGTGCTCAATTTGAGCATAACCGCTGAAGAGAAGTTTCTTGCCCTGGGTTTCTAGGCGATTGAGCCGCAGGGTAACCCCATCTAAGTCAAATCGATCCAGATCCACCATGTTATCCAGGACTTGAGCAAAGGCCATCGTCAAGGTTTGGGAGAGGCTTTGTAAAGGCTCTGGAACGGGGGCTGGGTCAAACCGTGGATTCTGAAACACAATCCGGCGGCGGCGCTCAATGCCGAGGCTGACAATCAAGCTGATAGGGACATCGGCAGTGTTCGGGAGATTGGTCTTGGCAAAAATT
This region of Neosynechococcus sphagnicola sy1 genomic DNA includes:
- a CDS encoding carbon dioxide-concentrating mechanism protein CcmK, whose product is MPIAVGMIETKGFPAVVEAADAMVKAARVTLVGYEKIGSGRVTVIVRGDVSEVQASVSAGIESAKRVNGGEVLSTHIIARPHENLEYVLPIRYTEAVEQFRNY
- a CDS encoding carbon dioxide-concentrating mechanism protein, whose translation is MALGLVATQSFPAIVGTADMMLKSSAVTLVGYEKIGGGHCTAVVRGRIADVRLAVECGADTAEKFGQLIAKLVIARPLPNLDAVLPIGSRLAQLTAERGYSRMSNLAVGLLETRGFPAMVGASDAMLKAADVKLVGYETIGDGLCTTIIRGTVSNVAVAVEAGMHEAERIGELHAVMVIPRPLDDLEQTLPIANYFLEQPIQLPVALREKEQEPVRLPQLEQVSEPLVYVEELPLSQRVPNQAPRPLP
- a CDS encoding ribulose bisphosphate carboxylase small subunit → MVVRGLAAPPTPWSKNLAQPKIHESAFVHSFSNIIGDVRIGANVLVAPGTSIRADEGTPFYVGEGTNVQDGVVIHGLEQGRVVGDDQSHYSVWIGSDTSIAHMALIHGPAYVGDNCFIGFRSTVFNARVGNGCIVMMHCLIQDVEVPPGKYVPSGAVITTQQQADRLPNVQESDIQFAHHVVGVNEALRSGYRCAEDVACIAPLRNEQMKYQEVTRFNPTASNGQVPSSRLSSEVVEQIQRLLSSGHRIGIESADERHFRTSSWQSGPALQTQRLAEAIAALESSLTEHSGQYVRLIGVDPKTRRRVLELIVQRPTDKPTPSGPGSPGGGSSVARVNQFPFAAGASSSSLVPDLVTQVRQLMGQGYRVGLEYADERRFRTSSWNSVAMTAVRESEVLAAIDSVLAENSGAYVRLIGIDAKAKQRVLELIIQRPNGKVPQLSASSRTSISPMGQPSRPSGSSSYGTSGKLTAEVVEQVRLLLQRGHRIGTEHADERRFRTCSWKSCAPIQTTRESEAIAALETCLAEHSGEYVRLIGIDAKAKQRVLEMMIQRP
- a CDS encoding NAD(P)H-quinone oxidoreductase subunit F, whose product is MLTLPWSLGLIRQTGPRPAAYLNLLMTVLAFIHGSIVFRETWNQEAQTLVIHWLTTFDLDLSLTLDISSVSVGAMELITGLSLLAQLYALGYMEKDWALARFFALMGFFEGAMSGLALSDSLFLSYALLEILTLSTYLLVGFWYAQPLVITAARDAFLTKRIGDVLLLMGVVTLATLVGSLNFTDIYDWVETADLAPSVSTLLGLALIAGPTGKCAQFPLHLWLDEAMEGPNPASILRNSVVVGCGAYVLIKLQPVVALSPVALTTLVVLGTMTAIGASLVAIAQIDIKRALAHSTSAYLGLVFIAVGMQSTGFALLLLFTHAIAKALLFMSLGSVISTTNTQNLTEMGGLWSRMPATTSAFVVGSAGLVGVLPLGSFWALRLGIDDLFWTHQPWLGGVILIVNGLTALNLTRVFRLVFLGQPQEKTRRTPEVAWPMAVPMVALTIVNLLAPWLMQQLSLLPDWEYLHWSTVLLLVASGLIGGVFGGVVYLNRAWVRPMQVPLRFLQDLLAYDFYVDRLYRLTVVWVVNLFSQAIAWVDRYVVDGLVNLVGLASIFSGEMLKYSVSGQSQFYLITMLVGIGLLGVWITWFMW
- a CDS encoding EutN/CcmL family microcompartment protein, which gives rise to MRIAKVRGTVVSTQKEPSMRGVKLLLLQFVDEEGHLLPEYEVAADGVGAGVDEWVLVSCGSAARQVPGSETRPVDAAVIAIIDTVTLDNLRIYSKKDQDR